A DNA window from Impatiens glandulifera chromosome 7, dImpGla2.1, whole genome shotgun sequence contains the following coding sequences:
- the LOC124909874 gene encoding uncharacterized protein LOC124909874 encodes MSGNNNFLKDYLYGCDDDNDMIQILAFKREREKLEAQGENSRQSRTSIDRDTLQGHQRLFNDYFATPPVFPDQIFRRRFRMRRELFMRIHSAVEVHDPYFQQKRNAAGKLGLSSLQKTTVTCGYWKKRKRTEISKAKSAI; translated from the coding sequence ATGAGTGGcaacaataattttttgaaagatTATTTGTACGGATGCGATGATGACAATGATATGATTCAAATTCTAGCCTTCAAACGTGAAAGAGAAAAACTCGAGGCACAAGGTGAAAACTCCCGACAATCACGAACATCTATTGATCGTGACACTTTGCAAGGGCATCAACGCTTATTCAATGATTATTTTGCTACACCGCCAGTTTTTCCAGATCAAATATTTCGTAGGAGATTCCGAATGAGACGTGAGTTATTCATGCGGATTCACTCGGCAGTGGAAGTACATGATCCATACTTTCAACAAAAAAGAAATGCTGCTGGAAAATTAGGTTTGTCATCTCTTCAAAAAACAACTGTGACATGCGGATATTGGAAAAAAAGGAAACGAACAGAAATTTCAAAAGCAAAATCCGCGATCTAG